A genomic segment from Lates calcarifer isolate ASB-BC8 linkage group LG13, TLL_Latcal_v3, whole genome shotgun sequence encodes:
- the tango2 gene encoding transport and Golgi organization protein 2 homolog isoform X1 gives MCIIFFKFDPRPASKNAYRLILAANRDEFYNRPSKAADFWGANSEILSGLDLEYGKEGGSWLGISKRGKLAAITNYMEGRPNPDAQGRGFLVSNYLVDKDLDSYSYLKKVSAEGHLYNGFNLITAEFKAKQDIVCYYGNRGSPEPIHLKPAGIYGLSNSLLDTPWKKLLQGKRHFTSVINDQSLSCDGLVQELLNVLNNEELNTPDPAQENQGDGYSKPMIQALSAVCVRSPHYGTRTNTIILIDAEGNVTFTERTMLDCDTSKWSTSSFEFKLQG, from the exons ATGTGTATAATTTTCTTCAAGTTTGACCCCCGGCCTGCATCCAAAAATGCCTACAG GCTAATTTTGGCTGCAAACAGAGATGAGTTCTACAACAGGCCATCCAAAGCTGCAGATTTCTGGGGGGCTAACAGTGAGATCCTCAGCG GCCTGGACTTAGAGTATGGTAAAGAAGGAGGATCATGGCTGGGGATCAGCAAGAGGGGCAAGCTGGCTGCTATCACCAACTATATGGAAGGACGCCCCAACCCTGATGCACAAGGAAGAG GATTTCTAGTGTCTAACTACCTTGTGGACAAGGATTTGGACAGCTACTCCTACCTGAAGAAGGTTTCAGCAGAAGGCCACCTGTACAACGGCTTCAACCTCATCACAGCAGAGTTCAA AGCCAAACAAGACATTGTGTGTTACTATGGAAACAGAGGCAGCCCTGAACCTATCCATCTAAAACCag CAGGAATCTATGGTTTGAGTAATTCACTGCTGGACACTCCATGGAAGAAACTGCTGCAAGGCAAGCGCCATTTTACCAGCGTCATCAACGACCAGTCCCTgtcctgcgatggactggtgcAAGAGCTGCTCAATGTCCTCAATAATGAGGAACT gAACACACCTGATCCAGCTCAGGAGAACCAGGGTGATGGTTACAGTAAGCCCATGATCCAGGCTCTGTCAGCGGTGTGTGTTCGCTCACCTCATTATGGCACAAG GACCAATACAATAATTCTGATAGACGCAGAAGGGAACGTGACCTTCACAGAGCGCACCATGCTCGACTGTGACACAAGCAAATGGAGCACCAGTTCTTTTGAGTTCAAACTGCAGGGGTGA
- the tango2 gene encoding transport and Golgi organization protein 2 homolog isoform X2 gives MCIIFFKFDPRPASKNAYRLILAANRDEFYNRPSKAADFWGANSEILSGLDLEYGKEGGSWLGISKRGKLAAITNYMEGRPNPDAQGRGFLVSNYLVDKDLDSYSYLKKVSAEGHLYNGFNLITAEFKAKQDIVCYYGNRGSPEPIHLKPGIYGLSNSLLDTPWKKLLQGKRHFTSVINDQSLSCDGLVQELLNVLNNEELNTPDPAQENQGDGYSKPMIQALSAVCVRSPHYGTRTNTIILIDAEGNVTFTERTMLDCDTSKWSTSSFEFKLQG, from the exons ATGTGTATAATTTTCTTCAAGTTTGACCCCCGGCCTGCATCCAAAAATGCCTACAG GCTAATTTTGGCTGCAAACAGAGATGAGTTCTACAACAGGCCATCCAAAGCTGCAGATTTCTGGGGGGCTAACAGTGAGATCCTCAGCG GCCTGGACTTAGAGTATGGTAAAGAAGGAGGATCATGGCTGGGGATCAGCAAGAGGGGCAAGCTGGCTGCTATCACCAACTATATGGAAGGACGCCCCAACCCTGATGCACAAGGAAGAG GATTTCTAGTGTCTAACTACCTTGTGGACAAGGATTTGGACAGCTACTCCTACCTGAAGAAGGTTTCAGCAGAAGGCCACCTGTACAACGGCTTCAACCTCATCACAGCAGAGTTCAA AGCCAAACAAGACATTGTGTGTTACTATGGAAACAGAGGCAGCCCTGAACCTATCCATCTAAAACCag GAATCTATGGTTTGAGTAATTCACTGCTGGACACTCCATGGAAGAAACTGCTGCAAGGCAAGCGCCATTTTACCAGCGTCATCAACGACCAGTCCCTgtcctgcgatggactggtgcAAGAGCTGCTCAATGTCCTCAATAATGAGGAACT gAACACACCTGATCCAGCTCAGGAGAACCAGGGTGATGGTTACAGTAAGCCCATGATCCAGGCTCTGTCAGCGGTGTGTGTTCGCTCACCTCATTATGGCACAAG GACCAATACAATAATTCTGATAGACGCAGAAGGGAACGTGACCTTCACAGAGCGCACCATGCTCGACTGTGACACAAGCAAATGGAGCACCAGTTCTTTTGAGTTCAAACTGCAGGGGTGA